A genome region from Aliivibrio salmonicida LFI1238 includes the following:
- a CDS encoding heme lyase CcmF/NrfE family subunit, with product MVAEIGQFWLIATMVLSVVGVISTSYGIVKGNILWQMSILPLSLLSCIFCLLSISALGYGFYIDDFSIRYIAEHSNSDLPVFFKVAAIWGGHEGSLLFWVLTLTLWAGVITLNRKTIQTEYVIRVLLVLNALIAIFSAFTLFASNPFIIYVNTPLEGRDLNPMLQDIGLIFHPPLLYLGYVGFAATFSFALAALMMKDVPQYWVKHARHWTLLAWSLLTAGISLGSWWAYYELGWGGWWFWDPVENASLLPWLTATGLLHTLIASDKKNQLLKTSMILSLVTFCLSILGTFVVRSGVLTSVHAFAVDPTRGIILLLILFVVMLASLSLYAFKSRQLNSQPIRHFISRDFLFLLLAGLFSIATITVLLGTFYPMIFQIFGLGNISVGAPYFNLLFVPMAIVALFMIAVSVFVRWEGKATNANTKKIVISSLISIVLGLGIYRVQYENIAVIPSLVWVLAFAVVMGSIWSLIQSKGKAIGMVIAHIGIAIVMIGAAMNSEHSFESSAKMEPSITAKLADYEITYKETELLVASNYTAEQANLLIRENGKEIAMVQPQRRHYQVRVMNMSEPAMYWFWHGDIYVTLGEKLKDGSFALRLQYKAYVRWIWFGSILMALGGVLAMVKRKSNYS from the coding sequence ATGGTTGCTGAAATAGGTCAGTTCTGGTTAATAGCAACGATGGTGCTGTCTGTTGTGGGTGTTATTTCTACCAGCTACGGAATCGTGAAAGGGAATATCTTGTGGCAAATGTCGATATTGCCACTTTCTCTGCTCAGTTGTATTTTTTGTTTGTTGTCTATTTCTGCATTAGGTTATGGGTTTTACATCGATGATTTTTCTATTCGATATATTGCCGAGCATTCTAATTCTGATTTACCTGTCTTTTTTAAAGTGGCCGCGATTTGGGGAGGGCATGAAGGGTCATTATTGTTCTGGGTATTAACCTTAACGTTATGGGCAGGTGTCATAACTCTTAATCGAAAAACCATACAAACAGAATACGTTATTCGAGTTTTGTTGGTGCTTAATGCGTTAATTGCTATTTTTTCAGCCTTTACTTTATTTGCTTCAAATCCTTTCATTATTTACGTTAACACACCATTAGAAGGTCGAGATTTGAATCCAATGTTGCAAGATATTGGATTGATATTTCACCCACCATTATTGTATTTAGGCTACGTCGGATTTGCCGCGACATTTTCATTTGCACTTGCTGCGTTGATGATGAAAGACGTACCGCAATATTGGGTTAAACACGCAAGGCATTGGACACTATTAGCGTGGTCATTGTTGACCGCAGGGATCAGTTTAGGATCGTGGTGGGCATATTATGAGCTCGGTTGGGGCGGTTGGTGGTTTTGGGATCCGGTTGAAAACGCCTCTTTGTTGCCTTGGTTAACCGCAACGGGTTTACTGCATACCTTAATCGCGAGTGATAAGAAAAACCAACTTTTAAAAACGTCGATGATTCTGTCGTTAGTGACATTTTGTTTGAGTATTTTAGGGACGTTTGTTGTTCGCTCTGGGGTATTAACTTCGGTTCATGCCTTTGCGGTGGACCCAACTCGTGGGATCATTCTTCTTCTGATCTTGTTTGTGGTTATGCTGGCCTCTTTGTCTCTGTATGCATTCAAAAGTAGACAGTTAAATAGCCAACCTATTCGTCATTTTATCAGTCGTGATTTTCTATTTTTATTGCTCGCAGGTTTATTTTCAATCGCAACAATCACGGTATTACTTGGCACATTTTATCCTATGATTTTCCAAATTTTCGGATTAGGAAATATCTCCGTTGGAGCGCCTTATTTTAATCTGTTATTTGTGCCAATGGCGATTGTTGCTTTGTTCATGATCGCCGTGTCGGTCTTTGTTCGTTGGGAAGGAAAAGCGACAAATGCAAATACCAAGAAGATCGTTATTTCAAGCTTGATTTCTATTGTGCTAGGGCTAGGAATATATCGTGTTCAATATGAAAATATCGCAGTAATTCCTAGCTTGGTTTGGGTGTTAGCTTTCGCTGTAGTAATGGGGTCTATTTGGTCGCTGATACAGTCCAAAGGCAAAGCGATAGGAATGGTTATCGCTCATATTGGTATTGCGATAGTGATGATTGGTGCAGCGATGAATAGTGAACACTCTTTTGAAAGCAGTGCGAAAATGGAACCGAGCATAACCGCTAAATTAGCCGATTATGAGATCACTTATAAAGAAACCGAGCTGTTGGTTGCTTCAAATTACACCGCAGAACAGGCAAATCTATTGATACGTGAAAATGGCAAAGAAATAGCCATGGTCCAGCCGCAGCGTCGTCATTATCAAGTTCGTGTAATGAACATGAGTGAGCCTGCAATGTATTGGTTTTGGCATGGTGACATATACGTGACGTTAGGCGAAAAATTAAAAGACGGCAGTTTCGCATTACGTTTACAATATAAAGCGTATGTACGATGGATTTGGTTTGGGTCTATTTTGATGGCGCTTGGTGGTGTATTAGCTATGGTAAAAAGAAAGAGTAATTATTCATGA
- a CDS encoding DsbE family thiol:disulfide interchange protein, which produces MKSTIKIGIAVGVCAIVFILLLTGLETKESTTSTAMVGQPIPAFELPELTDTSIVLTESLFEKSPLTLLNVWASWCGICKTEHQFLHQLKEQGVNIIGLDYRDDRIAAKQVLEQTGSPYQAVIFDPRGSLAMDLGVFGTPTTFLIDQKGVILHRFTGALDAKKWQREFVDFFGEK; this is translated from the coding sequence ATGAAATCAACAATAAAAATAGGGATCGCCGTTGGTGTATGTGCGATTGTCTTTATCTTGTTACTGACAGGATTAGAAACAAAAGAATCGACAACATCAACCGCAATGGTAGGGCAACCTATTCCTGCGTTTGAATTACCTGAATTAACTGATACATCAATCGTATTAACAGAGTCTCTTTTTGAAAAATCGCCGTTAACATTACTTAATGTGTGGGCCTCTTGGTGTGGTATTTGTAAAACAGAACATCAGTTTTTACATCAATTAAAAGAGCAGGGTGTGAATATTATCGGTTTGGATTATAGAGATGATCGCATTGCAGCTAAACAAGTATTAGAACAAACAGGCAGTCCTTATCAAGCGGTGATTTTTGATCCAAGAGGATCGCTCGCAATGGATTTAGGTGTTTTTGGTACGCCGACCACTTTCTTAATTGATCAGAAAGGAGTGATATTGCATCGCTTTACTGGCGCTTTAGATGCGAAAAAATGGCAACGTGAGTTTGTGGATTTTTTTGGGGAGAAATAA
- the nrfF gene encoding heme lyase NrfEFG subunit NrfF → MKRFFNLLVSLLCLCSVFSVNASLDSNNSLFVAADKATIESVELFKFDSLEQQQQAIALAKSLRCPQCQNQNLIESNSPIAKDLRLEVYQQIKAGKTDEEVVSFMTHRFGDFVLYEPPLNAKTYVLWLLPLLLLIGFGIMAVKSVKKNRKE, encoded by the coding sequence ATGAAGCGTTTTTTTAATCTATTGGTGTCATTACTCTGTTTATGTTCCGTCTTTTCCGTTAATGCATCATTGGATAGCAATAATAGTTTATTTGTTGCCGCTGACAAAGCGACAATAGAAAGCGTAGAACTGTTTAAGTTTGATTCTTTAGAGCAACAACAGCAAGCGATCGCCTTGGCAAAAAGCTTACGTTGTCCACAATGTCAAAATCAAAACTTAATTGAGTCAAATTCACCGATAGCGAAAGATCTGCGTTTAGAAGTGTATCAGCAAATTAAAGCGGGAAAGACTGATGAAGAGGTCGTGAGTTTCATGACGCATCGTTTTGGCGATTTTGTTTTATATGAACCGCCATTAAATGCTAAAACCTATGTACTTTGGCTATTGCCGTTATTGTTACTTATTGGCTTTGGCATTATGGCGGTTAAATCAGTGAAGAAGAATCGTAAAGAGTAA
- the cuyB gene encoding cysteate racemase, whose amino-acid sequence MNKKLGILGGMGPLATVEFMMKIITQTPAHNDQEHIPMVVSSVPQIPDRTAFIMGHGTDPYPELKHSFDQLEQSGAECIVIPCNTAHYWYPQLSATSHVHTISIIDSVVQETQLRKHKIVGLLATTATMKTKMYQQKLNQYNIDVIETDDLQQQAVMAGIYEVKAGNVEKGKAMMLPVFEDMLAQGAEAVIFGCTEIPVALAEQNMNSPKQCLDSLEILAKYCVEWSYEAEHTALTS is encoded by the coding sequence ATGAATAAAAAATTAGGTATTTTAGGTGGCATGGGGCCATTGGCAACGGTTGAATTTATGATGAAAATTATCACTCAAACGCCAGCACATAATGACCAAGAACACATCCCAATGGTTGTGAGTAGTGTTCCACAGATCCCAGATAGAACGGCATTTATCATGGGTCACGGCACTGACCCTTACCCAGAGCTAAAACACAGTTTTGATCAATTAGAGCAATCTGGTGCAGAGTGTATTGTTATTCCATGCAATACCGCGCATTACTGGTATCCGCAATTGAGTGCAACAAGCCATGTTCATACCATTAGTATTATTGATAGCGTTGTACAAGAAACTCAATTACGTAAGCATAAAATCGTAGGCTTATTAGCAACAACGGCAACAATGAAAACCAAGATGTACCAACAAAAACTCAACCAATATAATATTGATGTGATTGAAACTGACGATTTACAACAACAAGCAGTAATGGCAGGAATTTACGAAGTAAAAGCAGGTAATGTAGAGAAAGGGAAAGCGATGATGTTACCTGTTTTTGAAGATATGCTAGCCCAAGGCGCAGAAGCGGTTATTTTTGGTTGTACTGAAATTCCAGTCGCATTGGCTGAACAAAATATGAATTCACCCAAGCAGTGCTTAGACTCACTAGAAATATTAGCAAAATATTGTGTTGAATGGTCTTATGAAGCAGAGCACACCGCACTAACAAGCTAA
- a CDS encoding anaerobic C4-dicarboxylate transporter yields the protein MSIIIEISVVLICIYWGLKMGGLGVGLAGGLGLAILTLGLGLEPSAPAIDVILIIMSVVTAASTMQAAGGMDWLVHHAGNLMRRHPKYINVLAPMITWCMTIMAGTGYTVFSTLPVIAEVAKEIGERPSRPLSAAVVASQVAISGSPISAAMAAMISIMEPAGVSFLQIMAICLPASFIAAMVAAFVASRQGCELKDDVIYQQIQKNNKQQTTKKSEAIDPKAKYSVIFFALATCAIVIYAAIPSLRPAFPSGNIMSTRDIIIVSMFAAACLMVPMCNIHPDRIIRTTTFRSGMSSVAVILGIVTMGSTVVNAHLPEIKEFAGSLLHSYPMLLSLVLFGTCTLLMSQGATTPLIVPLALSLNVPHWAILASFVAVTGVFVLPTYPTSLAAIEFDSTGSTHMGKNIFDHPFMLPGLTGVVVAIGFGFLLAPIVL from the coding sequence ATGTCGATAATTATCGAAATATCTGTTGTTTTAATCTGTATATACTGGGGCTTAAAAATGGGAGGCCTTGGTGTTGGTTTAGCGGGTGGACTTGGGCTCGCGATACTCACTCTTGGATTAGGTCTTGAACCTAGTGCTCCTGCTATCGATGTTATTTTGATCATCATGTCAGTAGTAACAGCAGCATCAACAATGCAAGCGGCCGGAGGTATGGATTGGTTGGTGCATCATGCCGGAAACTTAATGCGCCGCCACCCAAAATATATCAACGTATTAGCGCCTATGATCACTTGGTGTATGACGATTATGGCTGGTACTGGTTACACTGTTTTTTCTACACTTCCTGTTATAGCAGAGGTTGCAAAAGAGATAGGGGAACGTCCATCAAGACCACTGTCAGCTGCAGTTGTTGCATCCCAAGTTGCTATTTCTGGCTCACCAATTTCAGCAGCAATGGCCGCTATGATTTCAATAATGGAACCTGCTGGCGTTAGTTTTTTACAAATAATGGCGATTTGTTTACCTGCCTCTTTTATTGCCGCAATGGTTGCTGCTTTTGTTGCTTCTCGCCAAGGCTGTGAGTTAAAAGATGATGTGATATATCAACAAATTCAAAAAAATAACAAGCAACAAACAACGAAAAAATCAGAAGCTATCGATCCAAAAGCAAAATATTCGGTCATCTTCTTTGCATTAGCAACGTGTGCCATTGTTATTTATGCGGCGATTCCATCACTTCGCCCCGCCTTTCCAAGTGGTAATATTATGTCAACACGAGACATCATTATTGTCAGTATGTTTGCAGCGGCCTGTTTGATGGTACCAATGTGTAACATTCACCCTGACCGCATTATCCGTACCACCACATTCCGTTCAGGCATGAGCTCTGTTGCCGTGATATTAGGTATTGTGACTATGGGATCAACCGTTGTTAATGCACACCTTCCTGAAATAAAAGAATTTGCAGGGTCTCTTCTTCATTCTTATCCAATGCTGTTATCTCTTGTTCTTTTTGGTACTTGTACGCTTCTAATGTCACAAGGAGCAACCACTCCATTAATTGTTCCGTTAGCACTGAGTTTAAACGTTCCTCATTGGGCAATCTTGGCATCATTTGTTGCCGTTACGGGTGTTTTTGTTCTGCCTACTTATCCTACATCTCTTGCTGCCATTGAGTTTGACTCAACAGGATCTACACACATGGGAAAAAACATTTTCGACCATCCATTCATGCTACCCGGCTTAACAGGGGTGGTTGTCGCCATTGGATTCGGATTCTTACTTGCTCCTATCGTTCTTTAA